The Lewinellaceae bacterium DNA window GGTCTGATTCCTTATCCGGTGTTCAGTGGAGTAGGAAATCACGAATTATTTGGCATTGAACGCGATAAATCACTGGTCAGTGCGTCCCATCCATTGTACGGAAAAAACATGTTCCGCCACTATCTCGGGCCTGATTATTATGCGTTCAATTACGGAGGTATCCATTTTATCAGCGTGGATGCCATGGAATACCAAAATCTGTTTTATTACGGGGGTATCGACACCTTGCAGCTGTCCTGGCTAAACAGGGAATTAGCTGCTACATCCGGAAACCCTTCCGTGATTACCTTCAACCACATCCCGCTCGTTTCTGGTGGATTCAGTTTTCAGGCTTTTGATGAAGACGATTATTATGGTCCCAACATCATGCGGGTTGACGGCAAGCTGAGACACCGGCATATTGTGGCTGACTACGATGCGCTGCGCAAGGTGATCGGGAATCATCCCTATCCGCTGGCTTTGTCCGGCCATTACCATGCGGCGCAATCTGCTTCGTTTGAATTGTCAGGCACTCAATTCCGGCAAACCTCTGCTCTCACGCGGCCCGACCGGTTTACTTTTCATGATTTCGAGATCCGTTCCGGATTTACCGTATACGAAGTTGACCATGGAGCGATCATCCGGAGCACCTTTGTTCCTTTAAATCTGCCGGATGTCCAAAAATGACAATGGATGCAGACCAGGTCGAATTAATGTACCAGCAGGTGCTGCCAGGAAATCGTCCTGAACCGGATTCTTTTCCTTACTTTCATTTTCTTTGAAACATTGCATGACCTGTCGGTTATCTTCTGGCTGATGCCGGCACAATTACCACATATGCCCTTGCGAAAATACCGATTACTTGCCCTCGTTGCAGCAGCTTGTTACCTGCTGGCTTGTCAGCAACATTCCGGCTCCGAAATTGCATCGGACCCCCATTCGATCCGGCGCGGACAATATTATTACGATCTGTACTGCTCATCGTGTCATAGCCTGAATAATCAGAGTATTGGCCCGGCACTGGCAGGGATCACGGGCAAGGAAGGTACGGAATGGTTAAAGTCCTTTATCCGGGATGCGCCCGCCCTGATCGACAGCGGCGATAAGCGGGCCAAGGCTCTATTCGCATCGTACCGCCAGTACATGCCTGCCTTCCCTATGCTGCAGGACTCCAACATCGATTGCATTTTGGCCTACCTCAATGCCCAACCGGCCCCAACGGTTGCTATTGCAGACACCCTCGGACTCACAGATCCCATTCCGGACAGCATTCCTCTTTCGGATCATGTGGTAGATTTACAGCTCGTTACGCAAATCCCGGCTTCGGGAGATGCTCCCCTCATGACAAGGATCACCAAAATGGATTGCGCCGCAAACACCGGACGCACATTCATGCTGGATCTGCGTGGCAAATTGTATGAGATGTCCTCCGGAAAAAACACCCTGTATCTGGATATCGCGACGTATTTC harbors:
- a CDS encoding metallophosphoesterase, coding for MINLIRVLALTGSILCQLALWSQPTVVQGTVFSDANGNGRQDNQEIGLAGVVVSDQNQVTRTDVNGHYTLSSDFPYHTIQITLPNGYLGKFWYPVSDQVNFALTPTGPQDHFIFVHASDCHVDSLNLPRMARFRTLLDSIQPAFVLMSGDLVRDALRVTEPVARGYYELYMEQIGLIPYPVFSGVGNHELFGIERDKSLVSASHPLYGKNMFRHYLGPDYYAFNYGGIHFISVDAMEYQNLFYYGGIDTLQLSWLNRELAATSGNPSVITFNHIPLVSGGFSFQAFDEDDYYGPNIMRVDGKLRHRHIVADYDALRKVIGNHPYPLALSGHYHAAQSASFELSGTQFRQTSALTRPDRFTFHDFEIRSGFTVYEVDHGAIIRSTFVPLNLPDVQK